One genomic window of Chromatiales bacterium includes the following:
- the uvrD gene encoding DNA helicase II, whose amino-acid sequence MDVSDILDPLNDAQREAVAAPAGAHLVLAGAGSGKTRVLVHRIAWLLRVEGVSPYNILAVTFTNKAAREMRIRIEELLGQPLGGLWAGTFHGLAHRLLRQHWAEAKLPQNFQILDSDDQYRLVRRVLRDLELDEARWPPRKAQWFINDRKDEGLRAEHIEPGNDPWQRQLSRIYATYQSACERAGVVDFAELLLRAHELWRDNPPLLAQYQERFEHILVDEFQDTNAIQYAWLRLLDGRRGRLFAVGDDDQSIYGWRGARVENILSFQREMPDVKLTRLEQNYRSTGTILAAANALIAHNDGRLGKHLWTDAGDGAPIHIYRANTDLDEAAFIVERIRRWIETEGRAADCAVLYRSNAQSRVLEDALLRTGIAYRVYGGLRFFERAEIKDAVAYLRLVSNRDDDPSFERVVNLPTRGIGARTLEIVREQARAQDRSMWDTARALVTSGALGARAGGALDAFLTLIDELAARCEGMELHEQAALAIETSGLRDHYQKEGGEKAQSRNENLDELINATSQFESENDETLAPLDQFLAHAALEAGETQADAFTDAVQLMTLHSAKGLEFPLVLICGVEEGLFPHQMSIDEPGRLEEERRLCYVGITRARRELYLTLAEHRRLHGREVFPLPSRFLGEIPAALTDEVRARGRGFTSAPKPAAAGQMGESGFRLGQRVEHARFGEGVVTNAEGAGASARVQVNFEASGTKWLVVGYANLRAI is encoded by the coding sequence ATGGACGTATCCGACATTCTCGATCCCCTGAACGATGCGCAGCGCGAGGCCGTTGCCGCACCGGCTGGTGCGCATCTGGTGCTCGCCGGCGCGGGCAGCGGCAAGACCCGCGTGCTCGTGCACCGCATCGCCTGGCTGCTGCGCGTGGAGGGCGTTTCGCCCTACAACATTCTCGCGGTCACGTTCACGAACAAGGCCGCGCGCGAGATGCGCATCCGCATCGAGGAACTGCTCGGTCAGCCGCTCGGCGGCCTGTGGGCCGGAACGTTTCATGGTCTTGCGCACCGGCTGCTGCGCCAGCACTGGGCCGAGGCGAAGCTGCCGCAGAATTTCCAGATTCTCGACAGCGACGACCAGTACCGCCTGGTGCGCCGCGTGCTGCGTGATCTCGAACTCGACGAGGCCCGCTGGCCGCCACGCAAGGCGCAATGGTTCATCAACGACCGCAAGGACGAGGGCCTGCGCGCCGAGCACATCGAGCCCGGCAATGATCCGTGGCAACGCCAGTTGTCGCGGATCTACGCGACCTATCAGAGCGCCTGTGAACGCGCGGGTGTGGTGGATTTCGCGGAACTCCTGCTGCGTGCACACGAACTGTGGCGCGACAACCCGCCCCTGCTCGCGCAGTACCAGGAGCGCTTCGAGCACATCCTCGTCGACGAATTCCAGGACACCAACGCCATCCAGTACGCCTGGCTGCGCCTGCTCGACGGTCGGCGCGGACGTCTGTTCGCCGTCGGCGACGACGACCAGTCGATCTATGGCTGGCGTGGCGCGCGCGTGGAAAACATCCTGAGCTTTCAGCGCGAGATGCCCGACGTAAAACTCACGCGGCTGGAACAGAACTACCGCTCCACGGGCACCATTCTCGCGGCCGCGAACGCGCTGATCGCACACAACGACGGACGTCTGGGCAAGCACCTGTGGACCGACGCCGGCGACGGCGCGCCGATCCACATCTATCGCGCGAACACCGATCTCGATGAAGCCGCGTTCATCGTCGAGCGCATCCGGCGCTGGATCGAGACCGAGGGTCGCGCCGCCGACTGCGCGGTGCTGTATCGCTCGAACGCCCAGTCGCGCGTGCTCGAAGACGCGCTGCTGCGCACGGGCATCGCCTATCGCGTGTATGGCGGCCTGCGATTCTTCGAGCGCGCCGAGATCAAGGACGCCGTCGCCTACCTGCGCCTCGTGTCGAATCGCGACGACGATCCCTCGTTCGAGCGCGTCGTGAATCTGCCCACGCGTGGCATCGGTGCGCGCACGCTGGAGATCGTGCGCGAACAGGCCCGCGCGCAGGACCGTTCAATGTGGGATACGGCACGCGCACTCGTTACCAGCGGCGCACTCGGCGCGCGCGCGGGTGGCGCACTCGACGCGTTCCTGACGCTCATCGACGAACTCGCCGCACGCTGCGAAGGGATGGAGCTGCACGAACAGGCCGCACTGGCGATCGAAACCAGCGGCCTGCGCGATCACTATCAGAAGGAAGGTGGCGAGAAGGCGCAGTCGCGCAACGAAAACCTCGACGAACTGATCAACGCCACTTCACAGTTCGAGTCCGAGAACGACGAAACCCTGGCACCGCTGGATCAGTTTCTCGCGCATGCGGCGCTGGAGGCCGGCGAGACCCAGGCCGATGCGTTCACCGATGCCGTGCAGCTCATGACCCTGCATTCGGCCAAGGGGCTGGAGTTTCCGCTGGTGTTGATCTGCGGCGTGGAGGAAGGTCTCTTCCCGCACCAGATGTCCATCGATGAACCGGGTCGCCTGGAAGAAGAGAGAAGGCTCTGTTACGTCGGAATCACACGCGCGCGACGCGAGCTGTACCTGACGCTCGCCGAACACCGGCGCCTGCACGGGCGTGAGGTGTTTCCGTTGCCGTCACGGTTTCTCGGTGAGATTCCGGCCGCCTTGACCGACGAAGTGCGCGCTCGGGGACGTGGATTCACGTCAGCACCGAAACCCGCCGCAGCGGGCCAGATGGGCGAGAGCGGTTTCCGGCTCGGACAGCGAGTGGAACACGCGCGCTTTGGCGAAGGCGTCGTTACCAACGCCGAAGGCGCCGGCGCCAGCGCCCGTGTGCAGGTCAACTTCGAGGCCTCCGGCACCAAGTGGCTGGTGGTCGGCTACGCGAACCTGCGCGCAATCTGA
- a CDS encoding diguanylate cyclase — MSRVRPILRAFVGRVLAGRRATHLWLSRQGAEWIGVIGVFGVALVFGVDIAAGAEISTSVFYLAPVAVAAWYGGRRMGIAIALLSCIAWYLADTISVRAYSHPAIPVWNAIVRLGFFLTCALLLTTLREKAENDRRLARTDALTGLCTRRAFEDRLAHDLALARRSRRPITLAYVDLDNFKHVNDRHGHARGDDLLRTVGAALAAGVRQVDTAARLGGDEFAVVLPETGESVARETMEVLLNSLRARVDAMGFGVGCSVGVVTFTQAPQSVAVAVAVADALMYEVKNGGKGAAGYRVFGDSASNEIVAPG, encoded by the coding sequence ATGTCGCGAGTCCGACCGATCCTGCGCGCGTTTGTGGGCCGTGTGCTTGCCGGGCGCCGGGCGACACATTTGTGGCTTTCGCGCCAGGGTGCAGAGTGGATCGGCGTCATTGGCGTCTTCGGCGTGGCCCTGGTCTTTGGCGTGGACATTGCCGCAGGAGCGGAGATCTCTACGTCCGTGTTCTACCTTGCGCCCGTGGCCGTCGCGGCCTGGTACGGCGGGCGGCGTATGGGCATCGCGATCGCACTGTTGTCGTGCATCGCCTGGTATCTGGCGGACACGATTTCCGTGCGAGCGTACTCGCACCCGGCGATCCCGGTCTGGAACGCCATCGTACGACTGGGGTTTTTCCTGACCTGCGCGTTGCTGCTCACAACACTGCGGGAGAAGGCCGAGAACGATCGGCGTCTGGCACGTACCGATGCCCTGACCGGACTGTGCACCCGCCGTGCGTTCGAGGACCGGCTCGCGCACGACCTGGCGCTGGCGCGGCGCAGCCGGCGGCCCATCACCCTGGCCTATGTCGATCTCGACAACTTCAAGCACGTCAACGATCGTCACGGCCACGCCCGCGGCGACGATTTGCTGAGAACCGTCGGAGCAGCACTCGCCGCGGGTGTCCGCCAGGTGGACACGGCCGCGCGCCTCGGCGGCGACGAGTTTGCGGTGGTGCTTCCGGAGACGGGCGAGAGCGTGGCGCGCGAAACCATGGAGGTTCTGCTGAACTCCCTGCGCGCTCGCGTGGATGCCATGGGTTTTGGCGTGGGGTGCAGTGTCGGCGTCGTCACCTTCACGCAGGCACCGCAATCGGTCGCCGTGGCCGTGGCGGTGGCTGACGCACTGATGTACGAGGTCAAAAACGGCGGCAAGGGTGCCGCCGGCTACCGTGTGTTCGGGGATTCCGCTAGCAACGAAATTGTGGCACCGGGGTAG